In one Oreochromis aureus strain Israel breed Guangdong linkage group 2, ZZ_aureus, whole genome shotgun sequence genomic region, the following are encoded:
- the LOC116321606 gene encoding integrin alpha-6-like isoform X1: MAKQWHMVCLWIIWYFQTSNVTAFNLDTENVLQRNGDPGSLFGFSVAFHQQLKPARKNLLLVGAPRAKHQNQVNVTGVVYKCDLTTTSKSCQPIEFDDKEFLNSKGINNQWMGVRVTSQGPGKNVMTCGHHYRDWDTTPGLYVPHLLTGQCYLLGDDLKVGEEERSWRRVVCDREHLTRRQKDHDWFAYCQQGHGASFAKDNISLLFGAPGAYQWKGIVRMEVLDNLDLYSEDARETGNIDDFNPKLIPLKSNSYLGFSIDSGMALIRKGELTIVSGAPRGGYSGQVAFLKADPVAQRNLSVELVLSGPGLASSFGYDLAVVDLNGDGWDDLAVGAPQFFVKDGEVGGAVYIYINNKGRNWENIVPVQLLGHKDSMFGLAVENIGDINQDHYGDIAVGAPYEGSGLVYLYYGAPDGVNKKPAQIISSQSKKVKLFGYSLTGNLDVDDNQYPDLAVGSLSDSIFVYRARPVVTVSTSLKIAPNETEIAKKRCDEQICSFAVEACFTYTAHPESFNPKLMLNFTFDADYEMKKSRVRVNFMDSSQGKLELSGQGRQACHKTTLQLLRNIKDKLQNIPISVTVSLSSSQTTTATADQLSFTPVLNLYQQKTTSSKIVLINRGCGSDKICQSNLDLQYKFCSKKTQDGQDVFKSLASEDGVAVITPSDEDIALEITVTNKNGDDAHQSGLAITLPDIVRYSSYSTTAEKQVSCADNRMPIACDLGNPLQRDAEVTFYVMLTTSGVTLNTKLINITLQLETTSEQTIQPIQAFAKVVFELQLQVNGLAKPSQVSIGDIVKGESAIKSVDQIGNSVQYEFRITNLGRPLKHFANASLSIYWPKENSVGKWLLYLTHITNDGVHSVPCSPVDEVSPLKHVKGWHDTARKRREAEHKALSTDGFTFLPTKRKYKTLTCSDGLNCVEIRCPLLDLDSTAQIVLHSRLWNATLAEDYSSLNYLLIVVDATLTLTNAPENIGLKPDKLRTKAKLTVFLERKTEFLVKVAWWIIFLTVVSLLLLLAFLGFLLWKRGCIHCIDHKKRFSHNGAPNTETAPLKG; encoded by the exons ATGGCAAAGCAATGGCATATGGTGTGTCTTTGGATCATATGGTATTTTCAGACCTCAAATGTTACAGCTTTCAACCTGGACACAGAGAATGTACTTCAGAGAAATGGAGATCCAGGCAGCCTGTTTGGATTTTCTGTTGCCTTCCACCAACAGCTCAAACCTGCCAGAAAGAACCT ACTGCTGGTAGGAGCTCCACGAGCAAAGCATCAGAACCAAGTGAATGTTACAGGAGTTGTTTACAAGTGTGATCTGACTACAACATCTAAGAGCTGTCAGCCCATTGAGTTTGATGATAAAG AGTTCCTCAATAGTAAAGGCATAAATAACCAGTGGATGGGAGTTAGAGTCACGAGCCAAGGTCCTGGTAAAAATGTAATG ACTTGTGGGCATCACTATCGGGATTGGGACACAACCCCAGGTCTTTACGTTCCTCACCTACTGACGGGTCAGTGCTACCTCTTAGGAGATGACCTGAAGGTGGGTGAAGAAGAAAGGAGCTGGCGGAGGGTCGTTTGTGATAGAGAACACTTAACAAGACGTCAAAAGGACCACGACTGGTTTGCCTACTGCCAGCAGGGTCATGGAGCATCTTTTGCAAAGGATAACATATCCCTTCTATTTGGAGCACCAGGAGCTTATCAGTGGAAAG GAATAGTAAGAATGGAGGTTTTGGACAATCTGGACCTCTACAGTGAGGATGCTCGCGAGACTGGAAATATTGACGATTTTAACCCAAAACTCATTCCTCTTAAGTCAAACAGCTACCTGG GATTCTCCATTGACTCCGGAATGGCCCTCATCAGGAAGGGCGAGCTGACAATCGTATCAGGAGCACCTAGAGGAGGTTACAGCGGACAGGTGGCATTTCTGAAGGCAGACCCTGTGGCACAGAGAAATCTGTCTGTGGAGCTGGTCCTCTCTGGACCAGGTCTGGCATCCTCCTTTGGCTATGATTTGGCAGTGGTGGATCTCAACGGTGATGG GTGGGATGACCTCGCTGTGGGAGCACCGCAGTTCTTTGTCAAAGATGGCGAGGTTGGAGGAGCAGTCTATATCTATATCAATAACAAAGGAAGAAACTGGGAGAATATTGTTCCAGTCCAACTTCTTGGACATAAAGACTCCATGTTTGGCCTCGCAGTAGAAAATATTGGAGACATCAATCAAGATCATTATGGAG ATATTGCAGTGGGAGCACCGTATGAGGGCTCTGGACTTGTATACCTTTACTATGGCGCTCCAGATGGTGTCAACAAAAAGCCTGCACAG ATAATTTCATCACAGTCAAAGAAAGTGAAACTGTTTGGATATTCTCTGACTGGTAACCTGGACGTAGATGATAATCAGTATCCTGACTTGGCTGTTGGATCACTCTCAGATTCCATTTTTGTTTACAg AGCAAGGCCAGTGGTCACCGTCAGCACCTCTCTTAAGATTGCACCAAATGAAACAGAGATCGCAAAGAAACGGTGTGATGAGCAAATATG TTCTTTTGCAGTCGAGGCATGTTTTACCTACACAGCACATCCTGAGTCGTTCAACCCTAAGCTGA TGCTCAACTTTACTTTTGATGCTGATTATGAGATGAAAAAATCAAGAGTCAGGGTCAACTTTATGGATTCATCTCAAGGAAAGCTGGAGCTGTCTGGTCAAGGGAGACAGGCCTGTCACAAAACTACGCTCCAGCTTTTG AGAAATATCAAGGACAAGCTGCAGAATATTCCCATCTCTGtcactgtgtctctgagttCCAGTCAGACAACCACTGCTACTGCGGATCAGCTCAGTTTTACTCCTGTCCTTAACCTCTACCAGCAGAAGACCACTTCCTCAAAG ATCGTTCTAATAAATAGAGGCTGTGGCAGTGACAAAATTTGTCAAAGTAACCTGGACTTACAGTACAAGTTCTGTTCCAAAAAAACTCAAGACGGTCAAGATGTTTTCAAATCACTGGCCAG TGAGGATGGTGTTGCagtcatcactccatcagatgAAGACATAGCTTTGGAGATCACTGTGACTAACAAAAACGGGGACGATGCACACCAGAGTGGTTTGGCCATTACACTCCCAGACATAGTGCGCTACTCATCCTACTCGACCACTGCA GAAAAACAAGTGAGTTGTGCAGATAACAGGATGCCAATTGCCTGTGACCTGGGAAATCCACTCCAAAGAGATGCTGAA GTAACGTTTTATGTCATGCTCACAACTTCTGGCGTCACGTTGAACACAAAATTAATTAACATCACTTTACAGCTGGAGAC GACGAGTGAGCAGACCATACAGCCAATACAGGCCTTTGCCAAAGTTGTTTTTGAGCTGCAGTTGCAAGTAAACGG GCTCGCTAAACCTTCTCAGGTGTCAATTGGTGACATTGTGAAGGGTGAAAGTGCAATAAAATCTGTTGATCAAATAGGAAACTCAGTTCAGTATGAATTTAGG ATAACAAATTTGGGCAGACCACTGAAGCATTTTGCAAATGCATCACTGAGCATCTACTGGCCAAAGGAGAACTCTGTAGGAAAGTGGCTTCTCTACTTGACTCACATCACCAACGACGGTGTGCATTCTGTCCCCTGCTCACCTGTAGATGAAGTCAGTCCACTTAAACATGTAAAG GGCTGGCATGATACAGCAAGAAAAAGACGTGAGGCTGAACATAAAGCCCTCTCTACTGATGGATTCACATTTCTtccaacaaaaagaaaatataaaacactG ACCTGCTCCGATGGACTGAATTGTGTGGAGATacgctgccctctgctggaccTGGACAGTACTGCACAGATTGTTCTGCATTCTCGCCTTTGGAACGCCACTTTGGCCGAG
- the LOC116321587 gene encoding uncharacterized protein LOC116321587 → MNEVPQQISLTEAKLGDNVTLTCTLSGNDQGLYYWYKLNFGYMVQTIAEGSFGKIVFQINNSRFSATKVGKVLSLNIRNVSKEDEATYFCQAGSSFSINFIYGTILAVNDPKTQHKFFTVKQTPDLDSVHLGDTMTLQCSLLSKNKNDTDQCPDEDKVHWFKAASESHPGIIYHSSIRNKEDGRCDYSLSKTITHSSDAGTYYCAVITCGEILFGEGTKVDITLNCCALLTYSRQEILDIWTHNSNSFIADLRLIPEISRTPEAAHSPRRAEVHAGGAENVNKGEVGAEGYGLS, encoded by the exons ATGAATGAGGTTCCTCAGCAGATCTCTTTAACTGAGGCTAAACTTGGAGATAATGTGACTCTGACATGTACTCTCTCTGGAAATGATCAAGGGTTGTATTACTGGTATAAGCTGAATTTTGGATATATGGTTCAAACAATTGCTGAAGGAAGTTTTGGGAAAATAGTATTTCAAATTAACAACTCAAGATTCAGTGCCACAAAAGTGGGTAAAGTGCTTTCTCTTAACATAAGAAATGTAAGCAAAGAAGATGAAGCAACATACTTCTGTCAAGCAGGATCATCATTCagtattaactttatttatggCACAATTTTGGCAGTGAATG ATCCTAAAACACAGCATAAATTTTTCACAGTAAAACAAACTCCAGACCTGGATTCAGTCCATCTGGGTGATACAATGACTCTGCAGTGTTCACTTCTTTCTAAGAACAAAAATGACACAGATCAGTGTCCAGATGAAGACAAAGTGCACTGGTTTAAAGCTGCATCAGAATCCCATCCAGGCATCATTTACCACAGCAGTATCAGAAATAAAGAGGACGGGAGATGTGACTACAGTCTGTCCAAAACTATAACACACTCATCTGACGCTGGGACGTACTACTGTGCTGTGATCACATGTGGAGAGATCCTGTTTGGTGAAGGAACAAAAGTGGACATAA CCCTG AATTGCTGTGCATTGCTGACCTACAGCAGACAAGAGATTCTGGacatctggactcataactccaaCAGTTTTATCGCCGATCTCCGACTCATCCCAGAGATCTCCAGAACACCGGAGGCTGCCCACTCTCCCCGCCGGGCGGAAGTGCACGCAGGCGGCGCCGAGAACGTAAACAAAGGCGAGGTAGGCGCGGAGGGCTACgggctaagctaa